Proteins encoded in a region of the Marinobacter arenosus genome:
- a CDS encoding D-(-)-3-hydroxybutyrate oligomer hydrolase encodes MKRIILGTVLGVSVLVPSAWANDNPAFNAVPGFIEGDIALTTYDGITDDLLTAGLGASGLAGSAPAFSEPLAPTSAELRRLAIYNNYRALVDTVPGGGYGVFFGPSVGASGEGLIAGAEYLAYMSVPGSDVPVTVMAQVPDSFDPRNACMVTAPSSGSRGIYGAIGTAGEWGLKKGCAVVYTDKGTGTGSHNLETDSAQRLDGTLTDADEPVQFRADLSDTARGDFSALWPDRLAFKHAHSRANPEADWGQHVLQSIEFGFYVLNEKYGRQLPNGETLITLKPGNTVVIASSVSNGGGSSVRAAEQDRQGLIDGVAVSEPNVNPHVDTGFSIRQGDGPVITDHSRSLLDYTTALAIYQGCANLAPAIRDTAPLNAVFNSPVVGENICNSLANKGLVTGATLDERATDALRILNEDFAIQPEQNLLAPVHFGLAVAQSISMTYANAYGRAGVEDRVCGLSLAATDGLGAVTPLAPATEAALFSTSNGIPPTAGVNLVYDGALGQPTHLAASASPSSSQLDYGLDALLCLRSLAQGSDAVTGGALEGDAADLAADIATGISEVRASGDLQGKPTVFVTGRADAILPINHTSRPYVGLNQRVEGERSNLRYYEILNAHHLDVLNGFPGLADRYVPLHHYYFQALDLVWAKLTDRQRLPPSQVVRTVPRGAITTPLTEANLPAISDDPAASDRIRFEDNQLRIPE; translated from the coding sequence ATGAAACGAATCATACTGGGCACCGTCCTCGGTGTCTCTGTGCTCGTCCCCAGTGCCTGGGCGAACGACAATCCCGCCTTCAACGCCGTGCCCGGATTTATCGAGGGCGACATCGCCCTGACCACCTACGATGGCATAACCGACGACCTGCTGACGGCAGGGCTCGGTGCGTCCGGCCTTGCCGGTTCCGCGCCGGCGTTCAGCGAGCCGCTTGCACCAACGTCTGCGGAACTTCGGCGACTGGCCATCTACAACAATTACCGGGCGCTGGTCGACACGGTCCCGGGCGGGGGCTACGGCGTCTTTTTCGGTCCCAGCGTGGGCGCATCCGGTGAGGGCCTGATCGCCGGCGCGGAGTACCTTGCCTACATGTCGGTACCGGGCAGTGACGTTCCGGTCACCGTGATGGCCCAGGTGCCTGACAGTTTCGATCCCCGCAATGCCTGCATGGTGACCGCGCCCTCCTCCGGCTCCCGGGGCATTTACGGTGCCATTGGCACGGCCGGCGAGTGGGGCCTGAAAAAAGGCTGTGCCGTGGTCTACACCGACAAGGGTACCGGCACCGGCTCCCATAACCTGGAAACCGATTCCGCCCAACGTCTCGACGGTACCCTGACCGATGCCGATGAGCCCGTGCAGTTCCGGGCGGATCTGTCCGACACCGCCCGCGGGGACTTCAGCGCGCTCTGGCCGGACCGACTTGCCTTCAAACATGCCCATTCCAGGGCCAACCCGGAAGCCGACTGGGGCCAGCACGTGCTGCAGTCCATCGAGTTCGGGTTCTACGTGCTCAATGAGAAATACGGCCGACAGCTGCCCAATGGTGAGACCCTGATTACCCTCAAGCCCGGGAACACGGTGGTGATCGCGTCCAGCGTCTCCAACGGGGGTGGGTCCTCGGTCCGGGCTGCGGAACAGGATCGTCAGGGCCTGATCGACGGGGTGGCGGTGTCCGAACCGAACGTCAACCCGCACGTGGACACCGGCTTCAGCATCCGCCAGGGCGACGGGCCGGTCATCACCGACCACAGTCGAAGCCTGCTGGACTACACCACCGCGCTGGCCATCTACCAGGGCTGTGCCAACCTCGCGCCGGCAATCCGGGATACCGCGCCGTTGAATGCCGTGTTCAACTCACCGGTCGTCGGCGAAAACATCTGCAACTCCCTCGCGAACAAGGGGCTGGTCACCGGGGCGACGCTGGACGAACGGGCGACCGATGCGCTGCGGATTCTCAATGAGGATTTCGCGATCCAACCCGAGCAGAACCTGCTGGCGCCGGTGCACTTCGGCCTCGCCGTGGCGCAGAGTATTTCCATGACCTACGCCAATGCCTACGGCCGGGCCGGTGTCGAGGATCGGGTCTGTGGTCTCAGTCTGGCCGCAACCGACGGGCTGGGCGCGGTGACGCCTCTGGCGCCGGCGACCGAAGCGGCCCTGTTCTCCACCAGCAACGGCATTCCGCCGACCGCGGGTGTGAACCTGGTCTACGACGGCGCCCTTGGCCAACCGACCCACCTGGCGGCCAGTGCCTCGCCAAGTTCCAGCCAACTGGATTACGGCCTGGATGCGTTGTTGTGCCTGAGAAGCCTGGCCCAAGGCAGCGATGCGGTGACCGGCGGCGCGCTTGAGGGCGACGCCGCAGACCTGGCGGCCGACATTGCCACGGGCATTTCCGAGGTTCGGGCCTCGGGCGACCTGCAAGGCAAGCCGACCGTGTTTGTCACCGGTCGCGCGGATGCGATCCTGCCCATTAACCACACGTCTCGACCTTACGTCGGCTTGAACCAGCGGGTCGAGGGGGAGCGGAGCAACCTGCGTTACTATGAAATCCTCAACGCCCATCACCTGGATGTGCTGAACGGGTTTCCCGGACTCGCGGACCGTTATGTGCCCCTGCACCACTACTACTTCCAGGCGTTGGATCTGGTGTGGGCAAAGCTGACCGACCGGCAACGGTTGCCGCCGAGCCAAGTGGTCCGGACGGTGCCACGGGGTGCCATCACCACGCCATTGACCGAGGCCAACCTGCCCGCGATCAGTGACGATCCCGCAGCGTCTGACCGCATCCGGTTCGAGGACAATCAACTGCGCATTCCGGAGTAA
- a CDS encoding sigma-54 interaction domain-containing protein produces the protein MNDIQAGGGAGYMTQLFTENNKSGLTRDLIEALFPMFEAASAGAIAVDKDSRITWINSSYSHLLGLGDPSRVVGKPVRQVIPQTRMPEVVESGKPLLLDIMEHNQQQLVVTRLPFYDEEGRIVGAVAFVLYDDLQPLTPLVAKYRRLHQDLAAARKALAKKARGTRYSLGDFVGASPAALEVKRRARLAAGREMPVLLLGETGTGKEVLAQAIHSVSTRAEKPFVGVNVAAIPDNLLEAEFFGVAPGAYTGADRRTREGKFQLANGGTLFLDEVGDMPLPLQAKLLRALQEGEIEPLGSNKVEQVDVRVIAATSRNLEAMIADGSFRSDLYYRLNVLEIPIPPLRDRLADLGVLCEALLGEICEGLELRGEITDAGVSALGSYDWPGNIRELRNVLERALTMGEEGGLLDADAVFKVLPRTGKRPVSSLTPQPVRPLARTLAEAEAQAIEEALVASRGNRTRAAKLLGISRSVLYEKLAKLS, from the coding sequence ATGAACGACATCCAGGCCGGTGGTGGTGCAGGGTACATGACACAGCTGTTTACCGAGAACAACAAGAGCGGGCTGACCCGTGACCTGATCGAAGCCCTGTTCCCGATGTTCGAGGCGGCGAGCGCGGGTGCCATCGCGGTGGACAAGGACAGCCGGATCACCTGGATCAACAGCAGCTATTCCCACCTGCTGGGACTGGGCGACCCGTCCCGCGTGGTGGGCAAGCCGGTGCGCCAGGTGATTCCCCAGACCCGAATGCCGGAAGTGGTGGAGAGTGGCAAGCCGCTGCTTCTGGACATCATGGAGCACAACCAGCAGCAGCTGGTGGTCACCCGCCTGCCGTTTTACGACGAGGAAGGCCGGATCGTGGGCGCTGTGGCGTTCGTGCTGTACGACGATCTGCAGCCTTTGACCCCTCTGGTGGCCAAATACCGACGTCTGCATCAGGATCTGGCCGCCGCCCGCAAGGCGCTGGCCAAGAAGGCCCGCGGCACCCGTTACAGTCTCGGGGATTTTGTCGGCGCCAGTCCCGCCGCGCTGGAGGTCAAACGTCGAGCCCGTCTGGCGGCCGGTCGCGAGATGCCGGTGTTGCTGTTGGGTGAAACCGGCACGGGCAAGGAGGTGTTGGCCCAGGCCATTCACTCGGTGTCGACGCGGGCGGAGAAACCGTTCGTCGGCGTCAACGTGGCGGCCATTCCCGACAACCTGTTGGAAGCGGAATTCTTCGGTGTGGCACCGGGTGCCTACACCGGCGCCGACCGGCGTACCCGGGAGGGCAAGTTCCAGCTTGCCAACGGCGGGACGCTGTTCCTGGACGAGGTGGGTGACATGCCCCTACCTCTGCAGGCCAAGTTATTGCGGGCCCTGCAGGAAGGCGAAATCGAGCCTTTGGGTTCGAACAAGGTCGAGCAGGTGGACGTCCGGGTGATTGCTGCCACCAGTCGCAACTTGGAAGCCATGATCGCTGACGGCAGTTTCCGTTCGGATCTCTACTATCGGCTCAATGTGCTGGAAATCCCCATTCCACCATTGCGGGACCGGCTTGCGGATCTCGGGGTGCTGTGTGAGGCCCTGCTGGGCGAGATCTGTGAAGGGTTGGAATTGCGCGGTGAAATCACCGATGCCGGGGTGTCTGCGCTGGGCAGCTACGACTGGCCGGGCAACATCCGGGAGCTGCGCAATGTTCTGGAACGGGCCCTGACGATGGGCGAGGAAGGCGGTCTGCTGGATGCCGATGCGGTCTTCAAGGTGCTGCCCCGCACTGGCAAACGCCCGGTCTCGTCCCTGACTCCCCAACCCGTGCGACCGCTGGCCCGGACCCTTGCGGAGGCGGAAGCCCAGGCGATCGAAGAGGCGCTGGTGGCCAGCCGCGGAAACCGAACTCGTGCAGCCAAATTGCTGGGCATTTCGCGGTCCGTTCTGTACGAAAAGCTGGCAAAATTGTCCTGA
- a CDS encoding TRAP transporter substrate-binding protein yields MKLLKAITGIAGAIALTTGSAFAEDLRWKMPVAFATNLPGLGSPAAWVAENLTTASDGSIQVRVYEPGKLVPPFDILQSVSDGKVSAGYTWIGYDQGKVPAIPLFAAVPFGMKPPAYIGWYYFGGGHEMLQETYANKGFNVHAQLCGIIGPETAGWYSEPIETLEDYKGLKIRFAGLGGKVLEKLGASVTMMPGGELYQALEKGTIDATEFSMPAIDQILGFNQVVKYNLFPGWHQQFTAQYMLINKDEWARATEAQKALVEASCTAATTRGLAEGEYKNGKVLAEFQEKGVQADQIPRDVLLKLREVTEEVLEEEASKDADFKRVYESQQEFMESYKVWDTRAYVPADL; encoded by the coding sequence ATGAAACTCTTGAAGGCCATCACCGGTATCGCCGGTGCGATTGCCCTGACGACGGGTTCCGCTTTTGCAGAGGATCTGCGCTGGAAAATGCCCGTTGCGTTCGCCACCAATCTGCCTGGCCTCGGTTCTCCCGCAGCCTGGGTTGCTGAAAACCTCACCACCGCCTCTGACGGCAGTATCCAGGTCCGGGTCTATGAACCGGGCAAGCTGGTTCCGCCGTTCGACATCCTCCAGTCCGTCTCAGACGGCAAGGTCTCTGCCGGCTACACCTGGATCGGTTACGACCAGGGCAAAGTGCCCGCGATTCCCCTGTTTGCCGCTGTCCCCTTCGGTATGAAGCCGCCCGCGTACATTGGCTGGTATTACTTCGGTGGCGGTCATGAAATGCTGCAGGAAACCTATGCCAACAAGGGCTTCAATGTTCACGCACAGCTGTGCGGCATCATTGGGCCAGAAACAGCGGGTTGGTATTCCGAGCCCATCGAAACACTGGAAGACTACAAGGGCCTGAAGATCCGCTTCGCCGGTCTCGGTGGTAAGGTTCTCGAAAAACTGGGCGCCTCTGTCACCATGATGCCCGGCGGCGAGCTCTACCAGGCACTGGAAAAGGGCACCATCGATGCCACCGAGTTTTCCATGCCCGCCATCGACCAGATCCTCGGATTTAACCAGGTGGTCAAGTACAACCTGTTCCCGGGCTGGCACCAGCAGTTCACTGCCCAGTACATGCTGATCAACAAGGACGAGTGGGCACGAGCCACCGAGGCCCAGAAGGCGCTGGTTGAGGCTTCCTGCACCGCGGCAACTACCCGTGGTCTGGCTGAGGGTGAGTACAAGAACGGCAAGGTTCTGGCCGAATTCCAGGAAAAGGGCGTTCAGGCTGACCAGATCCCCCGCGATGTTCTGCTCAAGTTGCGCGAAGTCACCGAGGAAGTGCTTGAGGAAGAAGCCTCTAAGGATGCCGACTTCAAGCGTGTTTACGAGAGTCAGCAGGAGTTCATGGAATCCTACAAGGTGTGGGACACCCGTGCCTATGTTCCGGCGGACCTCTAA
- a CDS encoding TRAP transporter small permease subunit codes for MAVSDKGSPPDVHPSASDAGQFIHHHTEFPTTWLSQVLDAVISAIGKSASWLWIVVTGVIIYAVVGRYAFGQGSVTLEEVQWHLAGAGWLLGLGYTLVTDDHVRVDVIHERLSLKGQAWIELLGLVLLLLPFLVLAVYEMIPYAVSSWEQGETSQAPAGLPYRWILKGVLALSFVLLIIAALSRLLKVTALLFGFPKPIRIESGENKKEDAS; via the coding sequence ATGGCAGTGTCTGATAAAGGCTCACCGCCCGATGTGCACCCATCGGCGTCGGACGCCGGTCAATTTATTCATCATCACACAGAGTTTCCGACTACCTGGCTAAGCCAGGTTTTGGACGCTGTGATTTCTGCGATAGGCAAGAGTGCTTCCTGGCTCTGGATTGTGGTTACCGGCGTGATCATCTACGCGGTGGTGGGCCGCTATGCCTTTGGCCAGGGTTCGGTAACCCTTGAAGAAGTCCAGTGGCACCTGGCCGGTGCCGGTTGGTTGTTGGGATTGGGTTATACCCTGGTGACCGATGACCATGTCAGGGTCGACGTCATCCATGAACGCCTTTCGCTCAAAGGCCAGGCCTGGATTGAACTCTTGGGTTTGGTGTTGCTGCTGTTGCCTTTCCTGGTGCTGGCGGTCTACGAAATGATTCCCTATGCCGTGAGCTCCTGGGAACAGGGCGAGACCAGCCAGGCACCGGCGGGCCTTCCTTACCGGTGGATTCTGAAGGGCGTTCTGGCGCTGTCTTTCGTGCTCCTGATTATTGCTGCCCTGTCCCGTCTGCTGAAAGTCACTGCCCTGCTTTTCGGCTTTCCGAAGCCAATCCGGATCGAATCCGGTGAGAACAAGAAAGAGGATGCGTCCTGA
- a CDS encoding TRAP transporter large permease, translating to MELETLFVIGMFLTFGALLMTGYPVAWVLGGTAVIWTVVGVIAVENFGANLWFDYSSSMGLVPERIWKVVSSETLVALPMFIFMGIMLDQSGVAERLMNSMVKLFGAVRGGYAVTVIVIGVLLAATTGIIGASVVLLGMLSLPVMMENKYDKGFAVGTACATGTLGILIPPSIMLVLMADRLAVPEASVGDLFMGAFFPGLMLGAMYVAYAIIRPMLQPHIAPVPAGTEKVSWAIVWEVAKAVVPTAALILGVLGSIFAGIATPTEASGVGALGALLLALMAGRLNLKVLNSSMQQTTRTAAFIFAIFLGATAFSVVLRGLGGDQVIEDALLGLPFGPYGVVLTILLGVFLLGFFLDWVEITLIILPLVAPVVQSLGFDLVWFTILFAMCLQTSFLTPPVGFALFYIKGVAPPEIKVTDIYRGVIPFIIIQLAALAIVFVVPEIATWLPSVAYD from the coding sequence ATGGAGCTTGAAACCCTTTTCGTAATCGGCATGTTCCTCACCTTCGGGGCGCTGCTGATGACCGGCTATCCGGTTGCGTGGGTATTGGGTGGCACCGCGGTTATCTGGACCGTCGTGGGCGTCATCGCCGTCGAGAATTTTGGGGCCAACCTGTGGTTTGACTACTCCTCCTCCATGGGGCTGGTCCCCGAACGAATCTGGAAGGTGGTCAGTAGCGAGACCCTTGTGGCCCTGCCCATGTTTATCTTCATGGGCATTATGCTTGACCAGTCCGGCGTTGCCGAGCGCCTGATGAATAGCATGGTCAAACTCTTTGGCGCCGTTCGCGGCGGCTATGCGGTTACCGTAATTGTCATCGGCGTACTGCTGGCCGCGACCACGGGTATCATTGGTGCTTCTGTGGTCCTCCTCGGCATGTTGTCCCTGCCGGTGATGATGGAGAACAAGTACGACAAGGGCTTTGCGGTGGGCACGGCCTGTGCCACCGGGACCCTGGGTATCCTGATTCCCCCGTCCATCATGCTGGTCCTGATGGCGGATCGGCTGGCTGTTCCGGAAGCGTCGGTCGGCGATCTGTTCATGGGCGCCTTCTTCCCCGGCCTCATGCTGGGTGCCATGTACGTGGCCTACGCCATTATCCGGCCAATGCTGCAACCCCACATTGCGCCGGTACCGGCGGGCACCGAAAAAGTGAGCTGGGCCATCGTCTGGGAAGTGGCGAAAGCCGTTGTTCCGACGGCCGCGCTCATCCTGGGTGTTCTCGGTTCCATCTTTGCCGGCATCGCAACCCCGACGGAAGCTTCCGGTGTTGGCGCTTTGGGTGCTCTGCTGTTGGCCCTGATGGCTGGCCGGTTGAACTTGAAAGTGCTCAATTCCTCCATGCAACAGACCACCCGAACGGCTGCGTTCATCTTTGCCATCTTCCTGGGTGCGACCGCGTTCTCCGTGGTCCTGCGGGGTCTGGGCGGCGACCAGGTGATCGAAGACGCGCTGTTGGGTCTGCCGTTTGGTCCTTATGGCGTCGTTCTGACCATTCTGCTCGGCGTATTCCTGCTCGGCTTCTTCCTGGACTGGGTGGAAATTACCCTGATCATCCTGCCCCTGGTCGCGCCGGTGGTGCAAAGCCTCGGTTTCGACCTGGTCTGGTTCACCATCCTGTTCGCCATGTGCCTGCAGACCTCTTTCCTGACGCCGCCGGTTGGATTTGCACTGTTTTACATCAAGGGTGTGGCCCCGCCGGAGATCAAGGTCACCGATATTTATCGTGGCGTTATTCCGTTCATCATTATCCAGCTGGCAGCACTGGCCATTGTGTTCGTGGTACCGGAAATCGCGACCTGGCTGCCCAGCGTGGCTTACGATTAA
- a CDS encoding 3-hydroxybutyrate dehydrogenase, whose product MRLENRIALITGAGRGIGRAIAEAYGREGAKVAVADLTLEAAQDTVAAIEQAGGTAIALEMDVTDEDAVDVNVNSVVKQWGGLDIAIANAGIQHIDPVHKLAYSDWSKVMNVHLDGAFLVTRAALKHMYESGGGTMLYMGSVHSLEASPLKAPYVAAKHGMLGLCRAVAKEGAEYGVRSNIICPGFVRTPLVDKQIPEQAKELGISEEEVISKVMLKNTVDGEFTTLEDVAELAVHLAAFPSAALTGQSIVVSHGWHMQ is encoded by the coding sequence ATGCGTCTGGAAAACCGGATTGCTCTGATTACCGGTGCCGGCCGTGGCATCGGCCGGGCCATTGCCGAGGCGTACGGCCGCGAAGGGGCCAAGGTCGCTGTGGCTGACCTGACACTCGAGGCGGCACAGGACACCGTAGCTGCCATCGAGCAGGCCGGCGGCACGGCCATCGCACTCGAAATGGATGTGACCGATGAAGATGCAGTTGACGTAAACGTCAACTCTGTGGTTAAACAGTGGGGTGGCCTGGATATCGCCATCGCGAACGCTGGCATCCAGCATATTGATCCGGTGCACAAGCTTGCTTACTCCGATTGGAGCAAAGTCATGAATGTGCATCTTGATGGCGCCTTCCTGGTGACCCGTGCGGCTCTCAAGCATATGTACGAGAGCGGAGGGGGCACCATGCTCTACATGGGCTCGGTGCATTCCCTGGAGGCATCGCCCCTGAAAGCCCCTTACGTCGCGGCCAAACACGGCATGCTTGGTCTTTGCCGGGCGGTGGCGAAGGAAGGTGCGGAATACGGGGTGCGAAGCAACATCATCTGCCCCGGATTTGTGCGCACGCCCCTGGTGGACAAGCAGATTCCGGAACAGGCCAAGGAACTGGGCATTTCCGAAGAGGAAGTGATCAGTAAAGTGATGCTCAAGAACACTGTGGACGGGGAGTTCACCACTCTGGAAGACGTAGCAGAGTTGGCCGTTCATCTGGCGGCATTCCCCTCTGCGGCTTTGACTGGCCAGTCCATCGTGGTCAGTCACGGCTGGCATATGCAGTAA
- a CDS encoding acetoacetate--CoA ligase yields MSNDEQSPVVWSPSEDTLKHSRMGRFKEWLEEQGYGPFADYHALHQWSIDELDTFWAKVWDYCGLVCDTPADRVLGKRDMPGAEWFPGMKLNFAANLLRLADGDHANREAVVAYCETRPVLRRTYAELKADVGALEAFLRSQGIKSGDRVAGVVTNGYEAMVGMLAATSLGAIWSSASPDFGVGAILDRFGQIEPSALIAVNGYGYGGKVFARQDDFAELIAGLPTLKCVVSVQQLPDQAPIQGDLVTPWEDAIASGAGQPPSFTPLDPDHPVYILYSSGTTGKPKCIVHGNAGLLVNHAKELMLHGDVGPEDRFLYFTTCGWMMWNWQASALMTGAAVITVDGSPGYPSLSFLWDTVAREKVTHFGTSARFLAGCRKAELKPARELDLSALRVLFSTGSPLLPEDYDWVYSDGAPGVLLGSIAGGTDICGCFVGSTPLLPVRRGEIQCRFLGVDAVAYDEDARPVSGGRGELVCRQPLPSMPVSFWDDADGARYHAAYFDTFPGVWAHGDFIEFTEHGGAIIYGRSDATLNPGGVRIGTAEIYRQVETVAEVKDSLVVGRQIDGDVEVVLLVVPAEGQAITDDLLKQLKSRIREGASPRHVPRHIVEVADIPYTRSGKKVELAVARLINGSAKADNRDALANPEALDHIREQLNKASLLPNG; encoded by the coding sequence ATGAGCAATGACGAACAATCGCCGGTAGTCTGGTCTCCCTCGGAAGACACGCTCAAGCACTCCCGCATGGGCCGCTTCAAGGAATGGCTGGAAGAGCAGGGTTACGGCCCGTTTGCCGACTACCATGCCCTGCACCAGTGGTCCATTGACGAGCTCGACACCTTCTGGGCAAAGGTCTGGGACTACTGCGGGTTGGTCTGCGACACCCCTGCCGACCGGGTGCTGGGCAAGCGGGACATGCCGGGGGCGGAGTGGTTCCCGGGCATGAAACTGAACTTTGCGGCCAATCTGCTGCGTCTGGCCGACGGCGACCACGCCAACCGCGAGGCGGTCGTGGCCTACTGCGAGACCCGCCCGGTCCTGCGCCGGACCTACGCCGAACTGAAAGCCGACGTGGGCGCGCTCGAGGCCTTCCTGCGCAGTCAGGGCATCAAGAGTGGCGACCGGGTGGCCGGTGTGGTCACCAACGGCTACGAGGCCATGGTCGGCATGCTTGCCGCCACCAGCCTCGGGGCGATCTGGAGCTCCGCCTCGCCCGATTTCGGCGTGGGTGCCATCCTGGACCGCTTCGGCCAGATCGAGCCGTCTGCGCTTATTGCGGTGAACGGCTACGGCTATGGCGGCAAGGTCTTTGCCCGCCAGGACGACTTCGCCGAGCTCATCGCCGGCCTGCCCACCCTGAAGTGCGTGGTCAGTGTCCAGCAACTGCCGGACCAGGCGCCGATCCAAGGCGACCTCGTTACTCCCTGGGAAGACGCCATTGCGTCCGGTGCCGGCCAGCCGCCCTCGTTCACCCCGCTGGATCCGGACCACCCGGTCTACATCCTGTATTCGTCGGGCACCACCGGCAAACCCAAGTGCATTGTCCATGGCAACGCCGGCCTGCTGGTGAACCATGCCAAAGAACTGATGCTCCATGGCGACGTCGGGCCGGAAGACCGCTTCCTTTATTTCACCACCTGTGGCTGGATGATGTGGAACTGGCAGGCCTCCGCGCTGATGACCGGGGCTGCGGTGATCACCGTCGACGGCTCGCCGGGGTATCCGAGTCTGAGTTTCCTCTGGGACACCGTTGCACGTGAGAAGGTCACCCATTTCGGCACCAGTGCCCGGTTCCTGGCCGGCTGCCGCAAGGCCGAGCTGAAACCGGCGCGGGAGCTGGATCTGAGCGCCCTGCGGGTGCTGTTCTCCACTGGCTCGCCGCTGTTGCCGGAGGATTACGATTGGGTCTACAGCGATGGCGCGCCCGGTGTGCTGCTGGGTTCCATTGCCGGGGGCACCGATATCTGCGGCTGCTTTGTGGGCTCGACCCCGCTGCTGCCTGTCCGCCGCGGTGAAATCCAGTGTCGGTTCCTGGGCGTCGATGCCGTGGCCTACGATGAAGACGCCAGACCGGTGAGCGGTGGTCGCGGGGAACTCGTCTGCCGCCAGCCACTGCCTTCCATGCCGGTCAGCTTCTGGGACGATGCCGACGGTGCCCGCTATCACGCGGCCTATTTTGACACCTTCCCCGGAGTCTGGGCCCACGGGGACTTCATCGAGTTCACCGAACACGGTGGCGCCATCATCTACGGCCGCTCCGATGCCACCCTGAATCCGGGCGGTGTCCGCATCGGCACCGCGGAAATCTACCGCCAGGTGGAGACCGTGGCCGAGGTGAAAGACAGCCTCGTGGTTGGGCGCCAGATCGACGGCGATGTGGAAGTAGTCCTGCTGGTGGTGCCGGCGGAGGGCCAGGCCATCACCGACGACCTGCTCAAGCAGCTGAAGAGCCGCATCCGTGAAGGTGCCAGCCCGCGCCACGTGCCCCGGCACATCGTCGAGGTGGCCGATATCCCCTACACCCGCAGTGGCAAGAAAGTGGAGCTGGCGGTCGCCCGCCTGATCAACGGCTCGGCCAAGGCGGACAACCGGGATGCCCTGGCGAATCCGGAGGCGCTGGATCATATTCGTGAGCAGTTGAACAAGGCGAGCCTGCTACCAAACGGTTGA